A part of Manduca sexta isolate Smith_Timp_Sample1 chromosome 10, JHU_Msex_v1.0, whole genome shotgun sequence genomic DNA contains:
- the LOC115444384 gene encoding RYamide receptor: MEEEDNNDDIRFTSNWSDEYLENINISEYPFPNNLWHVKPVREIVIKSSMMVIVAVFGIFLNIIILVIIMKNRWLWNTSNYLVGNLAFMDLLTLVFCPWFMLVRDFYQNFVLKNFGCRFEGFMQASLLLASVGAVMLVSYDRLAAAAMNSEARITKKAAPRLIIGTWFIAAALSLPWTFKREYQERQWLDFLEMYCAEDARILGVYWHVLLTLLVWVPLGVMVLTYGAIIWRLECSARELSSRGGGRTIRRARARAMRITACVLVTALVCRLPYTALIYWRNNMTEKINAVDGSFATMWFAANFLMYLNCAANPLIYGFTNPRFRNAMDRTPGVACFKFGNWCCACSMFRRPDALSNCKNTDKIFVIENSPRPNKKLSRVIKNMLNIKKESVEFSVKVDEVTTKPTKVMTLKMDNI; the protein is encoded by the exons ATGGAGGAAGAAGACAATAATGACGATATAAGGTTCACGTCGAATTGGAGTGATGAGTATTTggaaaat ATCAACATCTCCGAGTATCCATTTCCAAATAACTTGTGGCACGTAAAGCCTGTGAGAGAGATTGTCATAAAATCATCAATGATGGTCATCGTGGCTGTGTTTGGTATATTTCTTAACATCATAATCCTAGTCATCATCATGAAGAACAGGTGGTTATGGAACACCAGCAATTACCTTGTTGGCAACTTGGCTTTCATGGATTTATTGACTTTGGTCTTCTGCCCCTGGTTCATGCTGGTACGCGACTTCTACCAAAACTTCGTTTTGAAAAACTTTGGGTGCCGGTTTGAAGGATTTATGCAAG CATCCCTTCTCCTGGCCAGCGTAGGTGCAGTCATGCTAGTATCGTACGATAGACTGGCAGCCGCTGCAATGAACTCCGAAGCGAGGATCACGAAGAAGGCCGCTCCTAGGCTGATTATCGGAACTTGGTTCATAGCAGCTGCTTTGTCATTACCTTGGACCTTTAAGCGGGAATACCAG GAACGTCAATGGTTAGATTTCTTAGAGATGTACTGTGCAGAGGATGCACGTATTTTGGGTGTTTATTGGCATGTACTCCTCACGCTGCTTGTGTGGGTTCCTTTGGGAGTTATGGTGCTTACG TATGGCGCAATCATCTGGCGTCTGGAATGTAGCGCAAGGGAACTGTCATCTCGTGGTGGTGGAAGAACCATTAGGAGAGCTCGGGCAAGGGCAATGAGGATCACAGCTTGCGTCCTGGTTACTGCTTTGGTGTGCAGGCTGCCGTACACTGCCCTAATTTACTGGAGGAATAATATGACTGAGAAAATTAATGCT GTCGATGGAAGCTTTGCGACCATGTGGTTTGCTGCGAATTTTCTGATGTACTTGAACTGCGCAGCCAACCCGTTGATCTATGGCTTTACTAACCCGAGGTTTAGGAATGCTATGGACCGGACTCCTGGAGTGGCATGTTTCAAGTTTGGAAATTGGTGCTGCGCTTGCTCTATG TTCAGAAGACCAGACGCCCTCTCCAACTGTAAGAACACAGATAAGATCTTCGTAATAGAAAACTCGCCGCGACCAAACAAGAAGCTATCAAGAGTGATCAAGAACATGCTAAACATCAAGAAAGAATCCGTGGAGTTCAGCGTCAAAGTCGACGAGGTTACCACAAAACCCACTAAAGTGATGACATTAAAAATGGATAATATTTAG
- the LOC115444388 gene encoding SET domain-containing protein SmydA-8 has translation MEYSKRTMPVCDICQKPANQICGGCKQVYYCSRPHQKLGWKEGHKFKCCAFKIQHTDTLGRHMVATRDIKQGEMILKEKPAVIGPRITSPVHCLACGKKLEPLDSTYDFYKCTTCQWPMCGPECEKADVHKPECKAMSDSKYQSNIKYEFPDKVEAAYCVISPLRVLLMKQTDPLQYENIMNLESHLDERINTPLYVVLKANLVTFITHVLGMPFDEETILKVASIFDTNSFDVRSPIRKTRLRAIYLIASMMDHSCKPNTKHIFLGDEHHLAVYATVPIAKGELITATYTQSLWGTLDRRKHLKSNKWFDCECERCKDQTELGTNLGNIYCSVCNGPGSENRPSRGAMLYSTNPLDEFAPWKCAICDHSILSRQMVWGNNALKQDLNKLKSKGPQEFEEFIEKYSQILHPSNHLVVQAKLALTQIYGNYKGYTLSEISDSLLKRKIDLCHELLEIADKLEPGWSKFRGTLLLDLQAAMAVETKREFEAGKLTKAGAQDQLMESMVLLQEATNILRVEPHMKEVLEQKILELTSQLDPVENGTNEQEGQETIVIE, from the exons ATGGAGTATTCCAAACGCACAATGCCAGTGTGTGATATTTGCCAGAAACCTGCCAACCAAATTTGCGGAGGATGCAAGCAGGTGTACTACTGTTCCAGACCGCATCAAAAACTGGGATGGAAGGAAGGCCACAAGTTCAAATGCTGCGCCTTCAAAATTCAACACACAGACACTTTGGGACGACATATGGTAGCCACTAGGGATATAAAGCAAGGTGAAATGATTTTGAAGGAGAAACCAGCTGTAATAGGACCGAGGATCACGTCTCCAGTGCATTGTTTGGCTTGCGGTAAAAAACTAGAACCGTTGGACAGTAcgtatgatttttataaatgtacaacGTGTCAATGGCCGATGTGTGGCCCTGAGTGTGAGAAAGCTGATGTTCACAAACCAGAGTGTAAGGCAATGTCAGACAGTAAATACCAGAGTAATATTAAATACGAATTTCCTGACAAAGTAGAAGCAGCCTATTGTGTTATATCACCGCTCAGAGTATTGCTTATGAAGCAAACCGATCCCTtgcaatatgaaaatataatgaatttggAATCGCATTTAGATGAAAGAATAAACACACCTTTATATGTTGTGTTAAAAGCTAATTTGGTTACATTTATCACTCATGTACTTGGTATGCCGTTTGATGAAGAAACTATATTGAAAGTTGCATCCATATTTGATACGAATTCGTTTGACGTCAGATCTCCAATTAGAAAAACTAGGCTCAGAGCTATTTATCTTATTGCTTCTATGATGGACCATAGCTGCAAACCAAACACAAAACACATATTTCTAGGAGACGAGCATCATTTGGCTGTATACGCCACAGTTCCCATCGCTAAAGGAGAGTTGATCACTGCAACATACACGCAATCTTTATGGGGCACCCTGGACAGGCGAAAGCATTTGAAGAGTAATAAATGGTTTGACTGCGAATGCGAAAGATGCAAAGACCAAACAGAACTAGGAACGAATTTAGGAAACATTTATTGCTCAGTTTGCAACGGTCCTGGCAGCGAGAATAGGCCATCGCGAGGCGCGATGCTATATTCCACAAACCCGTTAGATGAATTCGCACCATGGAAGTGCGCAATATGTGATCATTCTATTTTAAGCCGACAAATGGTTTGGGGCAACAACGCATTGAAACAAGATCTGAACAAATTGAAGAGCAAAGGCCCGCAAGAGTTCGAGGAGTTCATTGAGAAATACAGTCAGATACTGCATCCAAGCAATCATCTCGTGGTGCAGGCCAAGTTGGCATTGACGCAAATATACGGCAACTATAAAGGGTATACATTATCAG AAATTTCAGATAGTCTCCTGAAAAGGAAAATTGACCTGTGTCATGAGCTCTTGGAGATAGCAGACAAGTTGGAGCCAGGGTGGTCCAAGTTCCGTGGTACGCTGCTTTTGGATCTTCAGGCCGCGATGGCAGTAGAGACAAAGAGGGAGTTTGAGGCTGGAAAATTAACCAAAGCTGGCGCTCAG gACCAACTAATGGAGAGCATGGTTTTACTCCAAGAAGCAACCAACATATTAAGAGTGGAACCGCATATGAAAGAAGTTTTGGAGCAGAAAATACTTGAACTGACAAGCCAGCTTGATCCAGTTGAAAATGGAACAAATGAGCAAGAAGGTCAAGAAACTATAGTAATTGAATAG